One genomic segment of bacterium BMS3Abin11 includes these proteins:
- the sthA gene encoding soluble pyridine nucleotide transhydrogenase codes for MNDTHYDVIVIGSGPGGEGAAMKLAKSGCRVALIERDDRTGGSSTHRGTIPSKVLRHVIQMLADYRRNPLFKGVTEHIRPDYTALLQNVERVIEQQVQQLNRYCERNHIRVYHGHASFVDAHQVKLSSSTQDEKILKADAFVIATGSRPYHPQDIDFNHPRIHDSTSILQLAHTPYSLSIYGAGVIGCEYASIFCNLDVKVNLVNSRDRLLSFLDDEITDALSYHLRDQGTVIRHNEEYARVETKDDGVILHCRSGKKIKTDMLLWANGRTGNSDKMGLESLGLEIDSRGCIDVDENYQTKIAHIYAVGDVIGAPGLASASYDQGRYAAARIVDPQVDWQLDREFPTGIYTSPEISSLGKTERELTAENIPYEVGQANFSSIARAQIAGHTVGMLKLLFHRETLELLGIHCFGESASEIIHIGQAIMNRRGKANTIRYFTETTFNYPTMAEAYRVAALNGLNRNF; via the coding sequence ATGAACGATACGCATTATGATGTCATCGTAATCGGTAGTGGCCCGGGTGGTGAAGGAGCTGCGATGAAGCTAGCCAAGAGTGGCTGTCGGGTTGCACTGATTGAAAGAGACGACAGGACGGGTGGCAGCAGCACCCATCGTGGCACCATCCCCAGCAAGGTATTGCGTCATGTAATACAGATGCTGGCGGATTACCGCAGAAACCCGTTATTCAAAGGCGTTACTGAACACATCAGGCCTGACTATACTGCCTTGCTACAGAATGTTGAGAGGGTCATTGAACAACAGGTGCAGCAGCTTAACCGTTACTGCGAGCGAAACCATATAAGGGTGTATCATGGCCATGCGAGTTTTGTTGATGCACATCAGGTAAAGTTAAGTAGTAGCACACAGGATGAAAAAATACTAAAGGCAGACGCTTTCGTTATCGCTACAGGTTCGCGCCCCTATCATCCGCAGGATATTGATTTTAACCATCCTCGTATCCATGACAGCACCAGTATTTTGCAGCTTGCGCATACGCCGTATTCTCTAAGCATCTATGGTGCCGGTGTCATCGGCTGTGAATATGCCTCTATATTCTGTAACCTCGATGTGAAGGTGAACCTGGTCAACTCACGGGACAGGCTTTTGTCATTTCTTGATGACGAAATTACCGATGCCCTGAGCTATCATTTGCGTGATCAGGGTACGGTGATTCGACATAATGAGGAATATGCCCGGGTAGAGACAAAAGATGATGGGGTTATTCTACATTGTCGTTCAGGAAAAAAAATCAAAACGGATATGCTGTTATGGGCAAACGGGCGTACGGGTAATAGTGATAAGATGGGACTGGAAAGTCTTGGCCTGGAGATAGATAGCCGCGGCTGTATCGATGTTGATGAAAATTATCAGACTAAAATTGCGCACATTTATGCCGTCGGCGATGTGATTGGTGCACCCGGTCTTGCCAGTGCCAGTTATGATCAGGGGCGATATGCTGCTGCGAGGATTGTTGATCCACAGGTTGACTGGCAGCTGGACAGAGAATTTCCGACTGGTATCTACACTAGCCCGGAGATCAGCTCGCTGGGAAAAACAGAGCGTGAATTAACGGCTGAGAATATTCCCTACGAAGTAGGTCAGGCGAATTTCAGTTCTATTGCCAGGGCACAGATAGCCGGACATACGGTCGGTATGCTAAAGCTGCTATTCCACCGGGAAACACTGGAACTGCTTGGTATACATTGTTTTGGTGAGAGCGCATCAGAAATAATACATATCGGTCAGGCAATTATGAACCGTCGGGGTAAAGCTAATACCATCCGTTATTTTACCGAAACAACCTTTAACTACCCAACTATGGCAGAGGCCTATCGTGTTGCTGCCCTGAATGGTTTGAATAGAAACTTCTGA
- a CDS encoding lemA family protein, producing MSGEWISIGIIVAVLFYGMVLYNKLVGLRNGVKNGFAQIDVQLTRRYDLIPALIESVKGYMKHERETLDAVVKARNAAVSGLQAAAADPVNAQAIAELSGADNALSGVLGRLFALSESYPDLKASENMRDFQEQLATTENKVSFARQAFNDAVMSYNNAIEMMPSSIIAGWFKFMPSAFLEIESETKREMPEVKF from the coding sequence ATGAGCGGTGAGTGGATATCTATTGGAATAATCGTGGCGGTGCTGTTTTATGGCATGGTGCTCTATAATAAGCTGGTTGGCTTGCGCAATGGTGTAAAAAATGGCTTTGCGCAGATCGATGTACAATTAACACGCCGTTATGATCTGATTCCAGCTTTGATCGAATCTGTTAAAGGTTACATGAAACACGAGCGTGAAACACTGGATGCTGTTGTTAAGGCAAGAAATGCTGCAGTCAGTGGCTTGCAGGCAGCAGCAGCGGATCCGGTAAATGCACAGGCTATTGCGGAGTTGTCGGGTGCAGACAATGCATTGAGTGGAGTGCTGGGTCGTCTGTTCGCCCTGTCTGAGTCCTACCCTGACCTCAAGGCCAGTGAGAATATGCGGGATTTTCAGGAACAACTTGCGACCACTGAAAACAAGGTGTCCTTTGCCCGACAGGCCTTCAATGATGCCGTGATGTCTTATAATAATGCTATTGAAATGATGCCCAGTTCGATCATAGCCGGCTGGTTCAAGTTTATGCCGAGTGCTTTCCTTGAAATCGAATCAGAAACGAAACGTGAAATGCCGGAAGTTAAGTTCTAA